From Peptoanaerobacter stomatis, one genomic window encodes:
- a CDS encoding lytic transglycosylase domain-containing protein — protein MKIKKWVIPLFTVIFLVIFFKIVGFDEIKKIIYEYSHPVRYENIVDKYSKLYNVDKELIYAIIQNESKFYTFAKSKTGSKGLMQVSDVTYEHAKNVIDIKRDDIYDKETNIEVGVWYLSHLISRFKNEKYAILAYNAGPENILEWINRGFLDVSKEYTSWNIPFIETRMYIEKVIKSKEYYSKLFVSGKYK, from the coding sequence ATGAAGATTAAAAAATGGGTAATACCTCTTTTTACAGTTATATTTTTAGTGATATTTTTCAAAATAGTAGGATTCGATGAGATTAAAAAAATTATTTATGAATATTCACATCCTGTAAGATATGAAAATATTGTTGATAAATACAGCAAATTATATAATGTTGACAAGGAACTAATATATGCAATAATTCAAAATGAGTCAAAATTTTATACGTTTGCTAAGTCAAAAACCGGCAGTAAAGGATTGATGCAAGTGTCGGATGTGACTTATGAGCATGCTAAAAATGTAATAGACATAAAAAGAGATGATATATATGATAAGGAAACCAATATAGAGGTCGGAGTGTGGTATCTTTCGCATCTAATAAGTAGATTTAAAAATGAAAAGTATGCCATTTTAGCTTATAATGCAGGACCTGAAAATATATTGGAATGGATAAATAGAGGTTTTTTAGATGTTAGTAAAGAATATACAAGCTGGAATATACCTTTTATAGAAACCAGAATGTATATAGAAAAAGTTATAAAATCTAAAGAATACTATTCAAAATTGTTTGTATCGGGAAAATATAAGTGA
- the brnQ gene encoding branched-chain amino acid transport system II carrier protein has translation MNKSVKRDVLIVSFALFSMFFGAGNVIFPPYLGLTSGSDFLLSALGFIITGAGLPILGIIAIAKSGTFDNFANRVFNRFPLILGTCIMIAIGPLLAIPKTAALTYEIGIKTLFPNSNSYIAIIIFFLVTLFFSLNSSNVIDKLGAILTPLLLISLIILIVNGIVNPLGVPKDLKIEGAFSMGFVNGYQTMDALASIMFAMIIIKSISQKGYKGEKLRNITSVTGFFAGLGLALIYFGLLYIGACASASVSPDISKSDMVIYIAEQTMGDIGKFILAMIISFACLTTAIGLTTTAGEYFETITKGKLKYKFTVVFTCIFSACMAYLGVDKIVAFSAPILSALYPTSIILIVLNVFSIKNKYIYKASCLPVLIYGILTSILPKAISEQINSIYPMFTDAFGWLPLAIVGGVVGYIVSLKNVRVAE, from the coding sequence ATGAATAAATCGGTTAAAAGAGATGTATTAATTGTATCATTTGCCTTGTTTTCTATGTTTTTTGGAGCAGGTAATGTTATATTTCCACCATATTTAGGACTTACAAGCGGAAGTGATTTTTTATTGTCTGCGCTTGGCTTTATTATTACAGGTGCCGGTTTACCTATACTTGGTATCATAGCTATTGCCAAATCAGGAACATTTGATAATTTTGCAAATAGAGTTTTTAATAGATTTCCGTTAATTCTTGGAACTTGCATAATGATTGCAATAGGACCGCTTCTTGCTATACCTAAAACAGCCGCATTAACATATGAAATAGGAATTAAAACATTATTTCCAAACTCAAACTCATATATAGCGATAATAATATTTTTCTTAGTTACATTGTTTTTTTCACTAAATTCAAGCAATGTTATAGATAAATTAGGTGCAATATTGACACCGTTATTACTAATATCTTTAATAATACTTATAGTAAATGGAATAGTAAATCCTTTGGGAGTACCAAAAGATTTAAAAATTGAAGGTGCCTTTTCAATGGGCTTTGTTAATGGATATCAGACTATGGATGCTCTTGCTTCAATAATGTTCGCAATGATTATTATAAAAAGCATTTCACAAAAAGGTTATAAAGGAGAAAAACTCAGAAATATAACATCAGTTACAGGTTTTTTTGCAGGATTAGGGCTTGCGCTCATATATTTCGGACTTTTATATATAGGAGCTTGTGCGAGCGCTTCGGTATCACCTGATATAAGTAAGAGTGATATGGTAATATATATAGCTGAACAAACTATGGGAGATATAGGAAAATTCATACTTGCAATGATAATAAGTTTTGCGTGTCTTACAACTGCAATAGGTCTTACTACAACAGCAGGGGAATATTTTGAAACAATTACAAAGGGAAAACTAAAATATAAATTTACAGTTGTATTTACTTGTATATTCAGTGCGTGTATGGCATATTTGGGAGTAGACAAAATAGTAGCATTTTCAGCACCTATATTATCAGCGCTTTATCCAACAAGTATAATATTGATAGTATTAAACGTGTTTTCTATAAAAAACAAATATATATATAAAGCTTCTTGCTTACCTGTGCTTATATATGGGATATTGACATCTATATTGCCAAAAGCGATATCTGAACAGATAAACTCTATTTATCCTATGTTTACAGATGCTTTCGGTTGGTTGCCATTAGCAATAGTAGGAGGAGTTGTAGGCTATATAGTGTCTTTAAAAAATGTCAGAGTTGCTGAATAA
- a CDS encoding stalk domain-containing protein, which translates to MNYEKKCYFKVITYFLLLICLISILPSKTFAEKSITVYINEKKISMKTSPVISNGTTFVPLRDISENLGCTVSWDSSTATAKIKDKKSKKTIIIEKNSYTVNGKKNPLSPATINKNGVTLVPLRLVSEALDCTVDWDPYDSSVSILKYRVVEVSNATELLNNIKNNTKIILTASEYNLTKVKNISNPAIKTEHAFDGEEHIISNVNNIIIDAKDGVVPTLLVTPRYANVLPFENCKNIKIKNIIAGHTIDTGYCTGGVISLANSSNIYIENCKLYGCGTYGIIGENVSDLFAVNSEIYECTYGCVTFNSSRNINLSSCIFRDCKEFSMFEFTNCSDSKVVSSLIKNNETSTYFSFINAENGNNIIFESCEFLNNTYPKLFNGNVKFYNCTIQ; encoded by the coding sequence ATGAACTATGAAAAAAAATGTTATTTTAAAGTTATTACATATTTTTTACTGCTTATATGTTTAATCAGCATTTTGCCAAGCAAAACATTTGCAGAAAAATCAATTACAGTTTACATCAATGAAAAGAAAATTAGTATGAAAACATCTCCTGTTATATCAAACGGAACAACATTTGTACCGCTTAGAGATATATCAGAAAATTTAGGTTGCACTGTTTCATGGGATTCATCAACTGCCACTGCTAAAATTAAAGATAAAAAATCTAAAAAAACTATCATAATTGAAAAAAATTCGTATACTGTAAATGGTAAGAAAAATCCTTTAAGTCCAGCAACTATAAACAAAAACGGTGTTACTTTAGTTCCGTTGAGACTTGTGTCAGAAGCCTTGGATTGTACTGTTGATTGGGACCCTTACGACAGTTCTGTTTCAATTTTAAAATATAGAGTTGTAGAAGTATCTAACGCAACGGAACTTCTAAATAATATAAAAAACAATACAAAGATTATTTTGACAGCATCAGAATATAATTTAACTAAAGTTAAAAACATATCAAATCCTGCAATAAAAACTGAGCATGCTTTTGACGGAGAAGAACATATCATATCAAATGTAAATAATATTATAATAGATGCCAAAGATGGTGTCGTTCCAACTTTATTAGTCACTCCAAGGTATGCAAATGTGCTTCCTTTTGAAAACTGCAAAAATATTAAAATTAAAAATATTATAGCAGGTCACACAATTGATACAGGATATTGCACAGGTGGAGTTATAAGCCTTGCAAACAGTTCTAATATATATATCGAAAATTGCAAACTGTATGGTTGCGGAACATATGGAATAATCGGAGAAAATGTTTCTGATTTATTCGCAGTAAACTCAGAGATATATGAATGCACATATGGTTGTGTAACATTTAATAGCAGTAGAAATATTAATTTATCATCTTGTATATTTAGAGATTGTAAGGAATTTTCAATGTTTGAATTTACAAATTGCTCTGATTCAAAAGTAGTAAGCTCTTTAATTAAAAATAATGAAACAAGCACATATTTTTCTTTTATTAATGCAGAAAACGGAAATAATATAATATTTGAAAGTTGTGAATTTTTAAATAACACTTATCCTAAACTGTTTAACGGTAATGTCAAATTCTATAACTGTACTATACAATAA
- a CDS encoding ClC family H(+)/Cl(-) exchange transporter translates to MKSSTKDILNNFSNMKKTLVFDGILIGIGAGFVSVSYRFFLSYMEKICRYLYSIPLNFTYFLILIILLSSLGLIVGLLVKWAPLSSGSGIPQVQGELMGVFNMDSLKTIISKFVGGSFAALGGLSLGREGPSIQLGAATAKLIAKFLRRDQNEQRYLISAGASAGLSAAFSAPISGTIFVLEEIHKNFSHLVLVPAIIASVIADFMSKTIFGLSPSFSFSVKTPLSLNEYGHIIILGIIIGLIGVSFNKTLLSIQTLYKKLPIKNEFKPIIAFLIAGIFGYTFPYVLGGGHHVIESLVANRVSIQLLTMILVLNLLFTAISYGSTAQGGIFLPTLVIGAIGGGIYYNIIAHFSLIDINNDYFVNFIILAMAAMLSSVVRSPIISIMLVTEMTGSFEHILSLCMVSITAYLVAEICGCKPIYEELFERMLNSSLQETENNYINEKVLHQFIINYDSSISGTYIKDIDMPFNALIVSIKRLDNEIIPKGNTVIKGGDTITVLTDNKHLKDIIDYFDNI, encoded by the coding sequence TTGAAATCATCCACTAAAGACATATTGAATAACTTTTCCAATATGAAAAAAACATTAGTATTTGACGGTATATTGATCGGAATAGGTGCAGGCTTTGTATCTGTATCTTACAGATTTTTTCTCTCTTATATGGAGAAAATTTGTCGATATTTGTACTCTATACCGCTTAATTTTACATATTTTTTAATTTTGATAATACTGCTCTCATCTCTTGGATTGATAGTCGGGTTATTGGTAAAGTGGGCGCCTTTAAGTAGCGGTAGCGGTATACCACAAGTTCAAGGAGAGCTTATGGGAGTATTTAATATGGACTCCTTAAAAACTATCATATCCAAATTTGTAGGAGGAAGTTTTGCAGCGCTTGGAGGCTTATCACTTGGTAGAGAAGGACCTTCTATACAATTAGGGGCCGCCACGGCTAAGCTTATTGCAAAATTTTTAAGGCGTGATCAAAATGAACAGAGGTATTTGATAAGTGCAGGTGCAAGTGCAGGACTATCTGCCGCATTTTCAGCTCCTATATCAGGTACAATTTTCGTACTTGAAGAAATACATAAAAACTTTTCACATTTAGTACTTGTACCGGCTATAATAGCAAGTGTTATCGCCGACTTTATGAGCAAGACAATATTTGGGCTTTCACCAAGCTTTTCATTTTCCGTAAAAACACCGCTCAGTTTAAATGAATATGGTCATATAATAATACTTGGAATAATAATCGGACTTATTGGAGTAAGTTTTAATAAAACTCTGCTTTCTATACAAACACTTTATAAAAAACTGCCAATAAAAAATGAATTTAAACCTATAATAGCATTTTTGATTGCCGGAATTTTCGGTTATACATTTCCATATGTTTTAGGAGGCGGACATCACGTAATAGAAAGTCTTGTTGCAAACAGAGTATCCATACAACTGTTAACTATGATACTTGTACTTAATCTATTATTTACAGCCATAAGCTACGGCTCTACAGCTCAAGGCGGAATATTCTTACCAACACTTGTAATAGGTGCTATAGGAGGAGGAATTTATTATAACATAATAGCTCATTTTAGCCTGATTGATATAAACAACGATTATTTTGTAAATTTTATCATACTTGCTATGGCTGCAATGCTTTCAAGTGTAGTACGCTCACCAATAATATCAATAATGCTTGTAACAGAAATGACAGGTTCATTTGAACACATATTATCTTTATGTATGGTTTCAATAACAGCATATTTAGTAGCCGAAATATGTGGATGCAAACCTATTTATGAAGAATTATTTGAAAGAATGCTTAATTCATCACTTCAAGAAACTGAAAATAATTACATAAATGAAAAAGTATTGCATCAGTTCATAATAAATTATGACTCCTCTATTTCAGGAACGTATATAAAAGATATAGATATGCCTTTTAATGCACTAATAGTTTCAATAAAAAGATTAGACAACGAAATAATTCCAAAAGGAAATACGGTCATAAAAGGCGGAGATACAATAACTGTACTGACAGACAACAAACACCTTAAAGATATTATAGACTACTTCGACAACATATGA
- the thyX gene encoding FAD-dependent thymidylate synthase: MKVELLAYTPNPDYVVAMSAKLCYSKTGVDNIRDNLDDEKVQKFISHLTSIGHQSPIEHVSFTFAIEGISRVCTHQLVRHRIASYSQQSQRYVKLEQFEYIIPPQIAENEKAREIFIKAMEDDQKAYDKIVDELIEGNVKYFIEEGYTEKQAKSMAEKKSIEDARYVFPNACETKIVVTMNARTLINFFEHRICERAQWEIKEMAYLMLEEVKKTAPNLFKNAGPSCISRNKCKEGAMSCRHPEIPKTRMEEMDRKIKDNL; the protein is encoded by the coding sequence ATGAAGGTAGAGTTATTGGCATATACACCAAATCCTGATTATGTAGTAGCTATGTCAGCTAAACTATGCTATTCTAAAACGGGAGTGGATAATATAAGGGATAATCTTGATGATGAAAAAGTACAAAAATTTATATCACATTTGACAAGTATAGGACATCAAAGTCCGATAGAGCACGTAAGTTTTACGTTTGCGATAGAAGGTATAAGCAGAGTATGTACGCATCAATTAGTAAGGCATAGGATAGCAAGTTATTCTCAACAATCTCAAAGATATGTTAAATTAGAGCAATTTGAGTATATAATTCCACCGCAAATAGCTGAAAATGAAAAAGCAAGAGAAATTTTCATAAAAGCTATGGAGGATGATCAAAAAGCATATGATAAAATAGTTGATGAGCTCATTGAAGGCAATGTTAAGTATTTCATAGAAGAAGGCTATACTGAAAAACAAGCCAAATCTATGGCAGAAAAAAAATCTATAGAAGATGCGAGATATGTTTTTCCAAATGCGTGTGAAACTAAAATTGTAGTTACTATGAATGCGAGAACTCTCATAAATTTTTTTGAACACAGGATATGTGAAAGAGCTCAATGGGAAATAAAGGAAATGGCATATCTTATGCTTGAAGAAGTTAAAAAAACGGCTCCTAATCTGTTTAAAAATGCAGGTCCTTCTTGCATTTCAAGGAATAAGTGTAAAGAGGGCGCTATGAGTTGCAGACATCCGGAAATACCGAAAACAAGGATGGAAGAAATGGATAGGAAGATAAAAGATAATCTTTAA
- the rlmB gene encoding 23S rRNA (guanosine(2251)-2'-O)-methyltransferase RlmB, producing the protein MNYIIGKNPVIEAIKNDREIDTIYIKSGEKEERLKYIISIAKDKKILVKEVDKKKLDMMSENANHQGVLALISEYKYYEFDNLLEDIKNNREKGKKNLILILDRIEDVHNLGAIVRSAYCASADAIIIQNRRSAQINQTVEKTSAGATSYMKICRVSNLNDTIQKLKDSGIWIYALDMGETPYFDTDLSGDVALVVGNEGKGISTLVKRNSDMIISIPITGKIDSLNASVSASIAMFEVVKQRMRKK; encoded by the coding sequence ATGAACTATATAATTGGCAAAAATCCGGTAATAGAAGCTATAAAAAATGATAGAGAAATAGATACAATATATATAAAATCAGGCGAAAAAGAAGAAAGACTTAAATATATAATATCTATAGCAAAAGATAAGAAGATATTGGTAAAAGAAGTCGATAAGAAAAAATTGGATATGATGAGTGAAAATGCAAACCATCAAGGAGTTTTGGCACTTATAAGCGAATATAAATATTATGAGTTTGATAATTTACTTGAAGATATAAAAAATAATAGAGAAAAAGGCAAAAAAAATCTCATACTTATACTTGATAGAATAGAAGATGTTCATAATCTCGGTGCGATAGTTCGTTCAGCTTATTGTGCTTCTGCAGATGCAATAATAATACAAAACAGACGTTCGGCGCAGATAAATCAAACAGTTGAAAAGACATCAGCAGGAGCAACATCATATATGAAGATATGTAGAGTATCCAACTTAAATGATACAATTCAAAAATTAAAAGACTCAGGTATATGGATATATGCACTTGATATGGGAGAAACTCCATATTTTGATACGGATCTTAGCGGAGATGTAGCACTTGTAGTAGGGAATGAAGGCAAAGGTATAAGCACACTTGTTAAAAGAAACAGTGATATGATAATATCAATACCGATAACAGGAAAAATAGATTCACTCAATGCAAGTGTATCAGCATCAATAGCTATGTTTGAGGTTGTAAAGCAGAGAATGAGGAAGAAATGA
- a CDS encoding NYN domain-containing protein yields MKRLKKILIVDGYNVINAWEDLKKLSEENLEYAREKLNYVISEYAQFKGYKTIIVYDAYKVKDSVTRYEKIKNLEIVFTKEKETADTYIERYITELGPKKFLDITVATDDIAEQQVVSGKGGNRISTRQLYIEVNNAQVKIQEKIQKTVKNKRNTLDDFLDKEMIEKLNDMRKKDL; encoded by the coding sequence ATGAAAAGATTAAAAAAAATCCTCATAGTTGACGGATATAACGTCATAAATGCTTGGGAGGACTTAAAAAAATTATCAGAAGAAAATCTTGAATATGCAAGAGAAAAATTAAATTATGTAATAAGTGAATATGCACAATTTAAAGGTTACAAAACCATAATAGTTTATGATGCGTATAAAGTCAAAGATTCTGTTACAAGATATGAGAAAATAAAAAATCTTGAAATAGTTTTTACAAAAGAAAAAGAAACAGCAGACACATATATAGAAAGATATATAACTGAGTTAGGCCCCAAAAAATTTTTGGATATTACAGTTGCAACAGATGATATAGCAGAGCAACAGGTAGTGTCAGGTAAAGGCGGAAACAGAATTTCTACAAGACAATTATATATAGAAGTAAATAATGCACAAGTAAAAATACAGGAAAAAATACAAAAAACAGTGAAGAATAAAAGAAATACATTAGATGATTTTTTAGATAAAGAAATGATAGAAAAACTAAATGATATGAGAAAAAAAGATTTATAA
- the obgE gene encoding GTPase ObgE, which produces MFVDIAKITIKAGDGGNGCVAFRREIYVPDGGPAGGDGGNGGNIIFKADNNLRTLLDFKYKKKYEAENGQDGKGSNMYGKNGEDLIIKVPVGTVIRDTDTNLVIADLRKNGQEVIVAHGGHGGKGNSHFKTSVRQAPSFAKSGTKGQQFEVNLELKLLADVGLIGFPNVGKSTFLSIVTKATPKIANYHFTTLTPNLGVASLKNGDSFVIADIPGLIEGASQGVGLGFDFLRHIQRTKILIHIVDISGCEGREPLEDFEKINKELEEFDEKLSRKKQIVVANKMDLLFDKSIYEEFKDEIESRGYKVFAMSTATVQGVEDILNYCSQLLSQIEEEDIFDDEEYYTDEKAVKKSTDDIKIIKEKGIYKIEGDKLERLLYSVNFNDLESMRHFQSVLENTGIFDMLRKDGIQDGDTVSIYGFEFEFYD; this is translated from the coding sequence ATGTTTGTAGATATAGCAAAGATAACCATAAAAGCCGGAGATGGCGGTAACGGTTGTGTAGCTTTCAGAAGAGAGATATATGTACCAGATGGAGGTCCGGCAGGCGGAGATGGTGGTAACGGAGGCAATATAATTTTCAAAGCTGATAATAATCTTAGAACTCTGCTTGATTTCAAATACAAGAAAAAATATGAAGCTGAAAACGGACAAGATGGAAAAGGCTCAAATATGTATGGGAAAAACGGAGAAGATTTAATAATAAAAGTGCCTGTTGGAACAGTTATAAGAGATACGGACACCAATCTTGTAATAGCAGATCTTAGAAAAAATGGACAGGAAGTTATTGTTGCCCATGGAGGTCATGGTGGAAAAGGAAATTCACACTTTAAAACTTCTGTAAGACAAGCACCGTCATTTGCAAAATCTGGAACCAAAGGACAACAATTTGAAGTAAATCTTGAGCTTAAGCTTTTGGCGGATGTAGGGCTTATAGGTTTTCCAAATGTCGGCAAATCTACATTTTTATCTATAGTTACAAAGGCAACACCTAAAATAGCAAACTATCATTTTACAACACTTACACCCAATCTTGGAGTAGCAAGTTTGAAAAATGGAGACTCATTTGTTATAGCTGATATACCAGGTCTTATAGAAGGAGCATCACAAGGAGTAGGGCTTGGATTCGATTTTTTAAGACATATCCAAAGAACCAAGATACTCATACACATAGTTGATATAAGCGGTTGTGAGGGTAGAGAACCATTAGAAGATTTTGAAAAAATAAATAAAGAATTAGAAGAGTTTGATGAAAAACTTAGTCGTAAAAAACAAATAGTAGTGGCAAATAAAATGGATTTACTTTTTGACAAAAGCATATATGAAGAATTTAAAGACGAAATAGAATCAAGAGGATACAAAGTATTTGCCATGTCAACAGCAACTGTACAAGGTGTAGAGGATATATTGAACTATTGTTCACAGTTGTTATCACAAATAGAAGAAGAAGATATATTTGATGATGAAGAGTACTACACAGATGAAAAAGCTGTGAAAAAATCAACTGATGATATAAAAATTATAAAAGAAAAAGGCATATATAAAATAGAGGGAGATAAATTGGAAAGATTGTTGTATTCTGTCAATTTCAATGATTTAGAATCAATGAGACATTTTCAAAGCGTGTTGGAAAATACAGGCATATTCGATATGCTTAGAAAAGATGGAATACAAGACGGAGATACAGTATCTATTTATGGATTTGAATTTGAGTTTTACGATTAG
- a CDS encoding s-methyl-5-thioribose-1-phosphate isomerase produces MQRADDGMGFILKYENVAWYEDGKVRILDRRIYPINIEYVVCTTYLEVAKAIADMVTQSGGPYTAAAMGMALAAYQVKDEKKDKIIATLTDAAYKLSHARPTTSSKMEIITNNSLEKAKSLLNNGISGLDLVEELRIIAFNYINNNYLKYINTGKYLASLIPKNGTILTQCFAETIIGTLLNECKALNNNIKVICAETRPYFQGARLTASVVSDMGFDVAVITDNMPAFIMKEKNVDLFTSAADVITVDGHIVNKIGTFQIAIAANYLQIPYFVTGSPNFSHKTVDSVKIEYRDENLVMQSMGVKIVKDEVKAYYPAFDIVPPKLCNGVVTDKGIFSPYNLKEYFEK; encoded by the coding sequence ATGCAAAGAGCCGACGATGGCATGGGATTTATACTGAAATACGAAAATGTTGCTTGGTATGAAGACGGAAAAGTTCGCATATTGGACAGAAGAATTTACCCTATAAATATAGAATATGTGGTTTGTACAACTTATTTAGAAGTAGCAAAAGCGATAGCAGATATGGTTACGCAAAGCGGCGGACCATATACGGCTGCTGCTATGGGAATGGCACTTGCAGCATATCAAGTAAAAGATGAAAAAAAAGACAAAATAATAGCTACTCTAACAGATGCAGCCTATAAATTATCTCATGCAAGACCTACAACATCTTCAAAAATGGAAATAATAACCAATAATTCACTTGAAAAAGCAAAAAGTTTATTAAATAACGGAATAAGCGGACTTGATTTAGTAGAAGAACTTAGAATTATCGCATTTAATTATATAAACAATAACTATCTTAAATACATAAACACAGGAAAATATCTTGCATCTTTAATTCCTAAAAACGGAACTATTCTTACACAATGTTTTGCTGAAACAATTATAGGGACTCTATTAAACGAATGTAAAGCCCTAAATAATAATATAAAAGTTATATGCGCTGAAACAAGACCATATTTTCAAGGTGCAAGGCTTACAGCAAGCGTAGTTAGCGATATGGGATTTGACGTTGCTGTAATAACGGATAATATGCCTGCTTTTATAATGAAAGAAAAAAATGTAGATTTATTCACATCTGCTGCTGATGTAATAACAGTAGACGGGCATATAGTGAATAAAATAGGTACATTTCAAATAGCAATAGCAGCAAATTATTTACAAATACCGTATTTTGTTACAGGCTCTCCAAATTTTTCGCATAAAACTGTCGATTCTGTAAAAATAGAATATAGAGATGAAAATCTTGTAATGCAATCCATGGGTGTAAAAATTGTTAAAGACGAAGTAAAAGCATATTATCCTGCATTTGATATAGTTCCGCCTAAACTTTGTAATGGTGTTGTAACTGATAAGGGAATATTTTCACCATATAATTTAAAAGAATATTTCGAAAAATAG
- a CDS encoding DUF2225 domain-containing protein, whose translation MKKPKKLFDKKVICPNCHTEFTTKKPISSRLRILESETDGHRIYKDTSPYLYDMNVCPICGMAFDEKLNNTLYEEDIAKLINYFSNVKDYSHYCEERKIDDAIRISRLALLIADIIDEPHTLKGVQNLKTSWLYREKGDIQNEQKYLTASKIEFEEAFESEDFEYFGLKTHVLYNILSETCRKLDLYEDAAKYYSKLFRCATTPTYMKQKAQNNWLDYNSRE comes from the coding sequence ATGAAAAAACCTAAGAAACTTTTCGATAAAAAAGTTATCTGCCCTAACTGCCACACCGAATTCACGACAAAAAAGCCTATATCAAGCAGACTTAGGATATTAGAATCTGAAACAGACGGGCATAGAATATATAAAGATACTTCCCCATATTTGTATGACATGAATGTATGTCCTATATGCGGAATGGCGTTTGATGAGAAATTGAACAACACACTATATGAAGAAGACATTGCAAAACTTATAAACTATTTTTCAAATGTCAAAGACTATTCTCATTACTGTGAAGAAAGAAAGATAGACGATGCAATAAGGATATCAAGATTGGCTTTGTTAATAGCCGATATAATAGACGAACCGCACACTTTAAAAGGCGTTCAAAACCTTAAAACATCATGGTTATATAGGGAAAAAGGTGATATCCAAAACGAGCAAAAATATCTGACTGCATCAAAGATAGAATTTGAGGAAGCATTTGAATCTGAAGATTTTGAATATTTTGGACTTAAGACACATGTACTTTACAATATATTGTCAGAAACTTGTAGAAAATTGGACTTATATGAAGATGCTGCAAAATATTATTCAAAATTATTCAGATGTGCAACTACTCCTACTTATATGAAGCAAAAAGCTCAAAATAATTGGTTGGATTATAACAGCAGAGAATAA